From a region of the Cololabis saira isolate AMF1-May2022 chromosome 8, fColSai1.1, whole genome shotgun sequence genome:
- the rae1 gene encoding mRNA export factor isoform X2, with protein sequence MSLFGTSSGFGTGGTGVFGSTTTDSHNPMKDVEVTSPPDDSISCMAFSPPTMPGNFLIAGSWANDVRCWEVQDNGQTVPKAQQMHTGPVLDVCWSDDGSKVFTASCDKTAKMWDLNSNQAMQIAQHDGPIKAIHWIKAPNYSCIMTGSWDKTLKFWDTRSPNPMMSLQMPERCYCADVVYPMAVVATAERGLIVYQLENQPSEFRRIDSPLKHQHRCVAIFKDKQNKPTGFALGSIEGRVAIHYINPPNPAKDNFTFKCHRSNGTNTTTPQDIYAVNAISFHPVHGTLATVGSDGRFSFWDKDARTKLKTSEQLDQPITACCFNQNGNIFAYASSYDWSKGHEYYNPQKKNYIFLRNAAEELKPRNKK encoded by the exons gatgTGGAGGTGACGTCCCCCCCAGACGACAGCATTAGCTGCATGGCCTTCAGCCCTCCCACCATGCCGGGGAACTTCCTCATCGCAGGCTCCTGGGCTAATGAT GTCCGGTGTTGGGAGGTGCAGGACAACGGACAGACCGTCCCCAAAGCCCAGCAGATGCACACCGGTCCCGTGTTGGACGTCTGCTGGAGTGAT GACGGGAGTAAAGTCTTCACTGCTTCATGTGACAAGACGGCCAAGATGTGGGATCTTAACAGCAACCAAGCAATGCAGATTGCACAG CATGATGGCCCAATCAAAGCAATTCACTGGATAAAAGCCCCAAACTACAGCTGTATCATGACGGGCAGTTGGGATAAAACACTGAAG TTCTGGGACACCCGTTCGCCCAACCCCATGATGTCGCTGCAGATGCCGGAGCGGTGCTACTGCGCAGACGTT GTGTACCCCATGGCCGTGGTGGCCACCGCTGAGAGAGGCCTCATCGTGTACCAGCTGGAGAACCAGCCGTCAGAGTTCCGCAGGATAGACTCCCCTCTCAAGCATCAG CATCGCTGTGTTGCCATATTCAAGGACAAGCAGAACAAACCCACAGGTTTTGCGCTGGGAAGCATTGAGGGCCGAGTGGCCATCCACTACATCAATCCTCCCAATCC AGCCAAAGATAACTTCACCTTCAAGTGCCACCGGTCCAACGGGACCAACACCACCACTCCCCAGGACATCTACGCC GTTAACGCCATCTCCTTCCACCCCGTCCACGGCACGCTGGCTACCGTGGGCTCAGACGGCCGCTTCAGTTTCTGGGACAAGGACGCGCGCACCAAGCTGAAGACGTCGGAGCAGCTGGACCAGCCCATCACCGCCTGCTGCTTCAACCAGAACGGGAACATCTTTGCATACGCATCCAGTTACGACTGGTCCAAG GGCCACGAGTACTACAACCCCCAGAAGAAGAACTACATCTTCCTGAGGAACGCAGCCGAGGAGCTCAAGCCCCGGAACAAGAAATG A
- the rae1 gene encoding mRNA export factor isoform X1: MSLFGTSSGFGTGGTGVFGSTTTDSHNPMKDVEVTSPPDDSISCMAFSPPTMPGNFLIAGSWANDVRCWEVQDNGQTVPKAQQMHTGPVLDVCWSDDGSKVFTASCDKTAKMWDLNSNQAMQIAQHDGPIKAIHWIKAPNYSCIMTGSWDKTLKFWDTRSPNPMMSLQMPERCYCADVVYPMAVVATAERGLIVYQLENQPSEFRRIDSPLKHQHRCVAIFKDKQNKPTGFALGSIEGRVAIHYINPPNPAKDNFTFKCHRSNGTNTTTPQDIYAVNAISFHPVHGTLATVGSDGRFSFWDKDARTKLKTSEQLDQPITACCFNQNGNIFAYASSYDWSKGHEYYNPQKKNYIFLRNAAEELKPRNKKW; the protein is encoded by the exons gatgTGGAGGTGACGTCCCCCCCAGACGACAGCATTAGCTGCATGGCCTTCAGCCCTCCCACCATGCCGGGGAACTTCCTCATCGCAGGCTCCTGGGCTAATGAT GTCCGGTGTTGGGAGGTGCAGGACAACGGACAGACCGTCCCCAAAGCCCAGCAGATGCACACCGGTCCCGTGTTGGACGTCTGCTGGAGTGAT GACGGGAGTAAAGTCTTCACTGCTTCATGTGACAAGACGGCCAAGATGTGGGATCTTAACAGCAACCAAGCAATGCAGATTGCACAG CATGATGGCCCAATCAAAGCAATTCACTGGATAAAAGCCCCAAACTACAGCTGTATCATGACGGGCAGTTGGGATAAAACACTGAAG TTCTGGGACACCCGTTCGCCCAACCCCATGATGTCGCTGCAGATGCCGGAGCGGTGCTACTGCGCAGACGTT GTGTACCCCATGGCCGTGGTGGCCACCGCTGAGAGAGGCCTCATCGTGTACCAGCTGGAGAACCAGCCGTCAGAGTTCCGCAGGATAGACTCCCCTCTCAAGCATCAG CATCGCTGTGTTGCCATATTCAAGGACAAGCAGAACAAACCCACAGGTTTTGCGCTGGGAAGCATTGAGGGCCGAGTGGCCATCCACTACATCAATCCTCCCAATCC AGCCAAAGATAACTTCACCTTCAAGTGCCACCGGTCCAACGGGACCAACACCACCACTCCCCAGGACATCTACGCC GTTAACGCCATCTCCTTCCACCCCGTCCACGGCACGCTGGCTACCGTGGGCTCAGACGGCCGCTTCAGTTTCTGGGACAAGGACGCGCGCACCAAGCTGAAGACGTCGGAGCAGCTGGACCAGCCCATCACCGCCTGCTGCTTCAACCAGAACGGGAACATCTTTGCATACGCATCCAGTTACGACTGGTCCAAG GGCCACGAGTACTACAACCCCCAGAAGAAGAACTACATCTTCCTGAGGAACGCAGCCGAGGAGCTCAAGCCCCGGAACAAGAAATGGTGA